CGCACGCTCGGCAACCCGGCTGCCTTCGGGGTCGGGGCGCTCACTGAAATTCCCTGGGTGGCGCGCGCCACCCCCTCTTTTTTGGCCTATTACCTGCAGTGCGTCGGACAGATCGTCCGGCGCGCGGTTCGGGTGCATGATCCGGTCAGGTGCTCTGTGAAATTCCCCAACCTGTGGGGCCGGAAAGAAACGATTCCTCCTCGTGATCTTTCAGGTCGTCGTGCTATGTTTCCCGCCGCGCTGGAAAGCTTCATTCGGACTCTGCGCGGGACGGGAACCGGCTAATAGGAGGTTTGGGTGCTCACCAGGGAGGAATATCTGGAGGCGCAAGCATTGCGCTGTCAGGGGAGGTCCATCGCGGCGATCGCCCGGCACCTCGGCCGCGACCGCAAAACTGTGAGGTCGTATCTCGGGGGGGATCGCACAGCGGGAGTCAGACGCCCACCGCGGGACGAGTTTCTGCGGTTCCTGCCCTACTGCCACCAACGCCTTGCCGATGACGTGCACCTGCAGGCGACCGTCCTCTTCGACGAGGTCGTCGAGCTGGGTTACCCGGGCGCCTACTCGACATTCACCCGTGCGCTGCGCAGACACCGACTGCGGCCCACCTGTGCCGACTGCCGGGGCAACACCGGCGGCACGGTCACCTGGTACCCGGCAGCTGAGGAAGTGCGGTTCGCCTGGCTGAGGTTTCCCGATCCGCCCGCCCGATGGGGCGGCGACAGTCAGGCGCACCTGCTGGTGGGATCGCTCACACATGCGGGCCGCTGGGGAGCGGTGCTGGCGGAGAACGAGGAGTTCCCGCACTTGGTGGAAGCGATGGACCTGGTCCTGAGGCGCCTGGGCGGTACCGCCGGCGTCTGGCAGTTCGACCGGACGTCGGCTGCCTGCAGTCCGGAGACCGGCCGGGTGACGCCGGCTCTTGCCGAAGTAGCCAGGTACTACAGAGCCGAGATCGGCTGGCCGTCGTGCCGGTGCAGCCGGCACGCCAGGGGTGACGGAAGCCCTGGCTTTTCTGCCCAGCACTGGTGGCACACCGTGCGCCGCGACACCCGTCTCCAGGCCGCACAGGACAGTCTCGACCAGCTCGCGCGGAGGACGGGCGACTGTCGCCGGGTGGGCCGGGCCGTGCGTGCCGCCGACCGGCTGCTCGACTTGCCCGCCATGCCCTTTCCTGCGCGGGTCCGAGCCGTCCGCAGCGTCACCTCCCAGGGCCTGGTTTCCTTTCGTGGCAACGCCTACGCTGTGCCGGCCGACCTGTCCGGCGCCCAGGTGGAGGTGCGCTGGCGCCTCGGCGAGCCCTGCCTGTCCATCGTGACACCGCGCGGGGCGGTCATCGCCCGCCACGCCCTGGCACCCTATTGGGCGGGACGGACGGTGATCGGTGGCAGGCCCATCGTCTTGGAGAAGCGTCCGCCGGCACAACGAGCACAGAGCCACCAGGTGCCGCCTGCAACCGAGTGAAAGCAGTGGCGGTACCCGGCGAGTTCACGCCCGTGGGCGCTCGTTCAGGGGATAGCGGCTGGAGGTCGCCGATCAACGAGACAGATCACGGCTCGCAGCACGGCCGGCGAGCCTTCACGGACCGCTCGGCCAGACCTCAGCTGCCGGTCGGGTCCGGCGCCAGCCGGTTGATGTCCCTCGGCCGCAGGATCCGGGTGCCGGGATCGATGCCCGGGGTGGCGACCGCGATCATGGCCCGGCCGACCTGCTCGCCGGTGTTGACCAGGTTCGGCGCCACCCGGCGGAGCAGGTGGAGCAGCGGCCCGGTCACCGCGTAGACCGTCCGGTAGAGCCGGGTCTTGGAGACCACCCCGCCCTGCGGCGCCACGATGCCCGGCCGGACCATGTACGCCTGGAAGGGCAGCCGCAGCAGCTCGTTCTCCGTCCGGCCCTTGACCCTGGCCCACATCGAGCGGCCGCGCTCGGTGCTGTCGGTGCCTTCGCCCGAGACGTAGACGAAGGTCAGCGACGGGTTCGCGGCGGCCAGCGCGCGGGCCACCTTGAGCGTCAGGTCGTAGGTGATCCGGCGGTAGGCGTCCTCCTTCATCCCGACCGAGGAGACGCCCAGGCAGAAGAAGCACGCGTCGTAGCCGGCCAGGTCGAGGTCCGGTGCGGTGAGGTCCGACGGGTCGGGCTGGAGGACGTCCCGCAGTTTGCGGTGGGCCAGGCCGAGCGGCGTCCGCCCGATCGTCAGGACGCGTTCGACGGAGTCGTCGCGCAGGCATTCGCGCAGGACGGCCCGGCCGATCATGCCGGTCGCACCGAAGATGATGACGTTCACGGGCTCAGCCTAGGCGCCGGGGGACGGGACCCGGCGCACCGCCGGGCCCGCGTCGCCGTCCGCCCTCCGACGCTTGGTGCCGGCCCGGCCCGACCCGGCCCGTACCGGCCCGCTAGCGCAGGCTGCGCAGGTACTCGCGGTTCATCGCGGCGATGCTCGGCAGCGGGATGCCCTTGGGGCAGGCGGTCGCGCACTCGCCGGTGTTGGTGCAGCCACCGAAGCCCTCGCTGTCCATCGCCTCCACCATCGACCGCACCCGGCTGCTCCGCTCCGGTGCGCCCTGCGGGAGCACGTTCAGGTGCACCACCTTGGCGGAGGTGAAGAGCATCGCCGAGCCGTTCGGGCAGGCGGCCACGCAGGCGCCGCAGCCGATGCACTCGGCGTGCTCGAAGGCGGCGTCGGCGGCCTCCTTGGGGACGGGCGTGGCGTGCGCCTCGGGGGCGCTGCCGGTGGGGGCCGTGATGTACCCGCCGGAGCCGATGATCCGGTCGAAGGCCGAGCGGTCCACCACCAGGTCCTTGACGACGGGGAAGGCGGCGGCCCGCCAGGGCTCCACGTCGATGGTGTCGCCGTCCTGGAAGTGCCGCATGTGCAGCTGGCAGGTGGTGGTCCGTTCCGGGCCGTGCGCCCGGCCGTTGATGACCATGCCGCAGGCGCCGCAGATGCCCTCGCGGCAGTCGTGGTCGAAGGCGACGGGCGTGTCGCCGCGCAGGATCAGCTCCTCGTTGAGGGTGTCCAGCATCTCCAGGAAGGACATGTCGGGGCTGATGCCGCTGACCTGGTAGGTGGTCATCGAGCCGGCGGTGTCGGGGCCCGCCTGGCGCCAGATCCGCAGGGTGAGGTTCATGCGTAGCTCCGCTGGGTGGGGTGGACGTACTCGAAGTCGAGGTGCTCGCGGTGGAGCACCGGCGGGGCGCCGGTGCCGGTGAACTCCCAGGCGGCGGCGTACGAGAACTCCTCGTCCTTACGGGCCGCCTCGCCCTCCGGGGTGCGGCTCTCCTCGCGGAAGTGTCCGCCGCAGGACTCGGTGCGGTGCAGGGCGTCCAGGCACATCAGCTCGGCGAGTTCGAAGTAGTCGACCAGCCGGTTGGCCTTCTCCAGCGACTGGTTGAGCTCCTGGCCGGTGCCCGGCACCTTGATCCGGCGCCAGAACTCCTCCCGCAGTTGCGGGATCCGCTCCAGCGCCCGGCGCAGTCCGGCTTCGTCGCGGGCCATCCCGCACTCCTCCCAGAGGAGTTCGCCGAGCTCGCGGTGGAAGGAGTCGGGGGTGCGGTCGCCGTTCACCGCGAGGATCAGGTGGAGCCGGTCGGTGACCTCGGCCGTCACCTCCTCGATCGCGGGGTGGTCGGCCGGCACGGGCTCGGCGGTGTGCCGGGCGAGGTAGTCGTTGAGGGTGGCCGGGAGGACGAAGTAGCCGTCGGCCAGACCCTGCATCAGGGCGCTGGCGCCGAGCCGGTTGGCGCCGTGGTCGGAGAAGTTGGCCTCGCCGATCGCGAACAGGCCCGGCAGGCTGGTCTGCAGGTCGTAGTCGACCCAGAGCCCGCCCATGGTGTAGTGGATGGCGGGGTAGATCCGCATCGGCACCCGGTACGGGTCCTCGGCGGTGATCCGTTCGTACATCTCGAACAGGTTCCCGTACCGGGCCTCGACCTGGTCGCGGCCGAGCCGGGCGATCGCGTCGGCGAAGTCCAGGTAGACGCCCTGGCCGCCGGGCCCGACGCCGCGCCCCTCGTCGCAGACGTTCTTGGCGGCCCGGGAGGCGATGTCACGCGGCACCAGGTTGCCGAAGGAGGGGTAGATCCGCTCCAGGTAGTAGTCCCGCTCGTGCTCGGGGATCTCGGCCGGCGGGCGGGTGTCGCCCTCGGCCTTCGGCACCCAGATCCGGCCGTCGTTGCGCAGCGACTCGCTCATCAGGGTCAGCTTCGACTGGTGGTCGCCGCTGCGCGGGATGCAGGTCGGGTGGATCTGGGTGAAGCACGGGTTGGCGAAGTGGGCGCCGCGGCGGTGGGCCCGCCAGACGGCCGTCGCGTTGGAGTTCTTGGCGTTGGTGGAGAGGTAGAAGACGTTGCCGTAGCCGCCGCTGGCGAGCACCACGGCGTCCGCCAGGTGGGTGGAGATCTCGCCGGTGACCAGGTCGCGGGCGACGATGCCGCGGGCCCGGCCGTCGATCACGAGCAGGTCGAGCATCTCGGTGCGCGGGTGCATCTCGACGTTGCCGGCCGCGATCTGGCGGGAGAGCGCCTGGTAGGCGCCGAGCAGGAGCTGCTGCCCGGTCTGGCCGCGGGCGTAGAAGGTGCGGGAGACCTGGACGCCGCCGAAGGACCGGGTGTCCAGCAGGCCGCCGTACTCACGGGCGAACGGGACGCCCTGGGCCACGCACTGGTCGATGATCTCCACCGAGACCTGGGCCAGTCGGTGGACGTTGGACTCGCGGGCCCGGAAGTCCCCGCCCTTGACGGTGTCGTAGAACAGCCGGCGGACGGAGTCCCCGTCGTTGCGGTAGTTCTTCGCGGCGTTGATGCCGCCCTGCGCGGCGATCGAGTGGGCTCGGCGGGGGGAGTCCTGGAAGCAGAACTGCACCACGTGGTACCCCTGTTCGGCCAGGGTGGCGCCGGCGGAGCCGCCCGCCAGGCCGGTGCCGACCACGATCACGGTGTGCTTGCGCCGGTTCGCCGGGTTGACCAGCTTCGCCTCGAACCGCCGCTGGTCCCAGCGTTGTTCGATCGGCCCGGTCGGGGCCTTGCTGTCGGCGACCGGCTCGCCGACGGTGTAGTCCGCGTAGTGGGTGCCCGAGGCGGTGGCGCCGGCGGCCTCGGGGGCCGTGGGGCCGCCGGGGGCGTGGGGGCGGCTGGGGGTGTCGGGCGTGTTCAACTCACCACTCCGGTCATGACGGCCACGGGTACGGACAGGAAGCCGGCGGTCAGCACCAGGGCCAGGCCGTTGGCGGTGGCCTTCAGCGCGCGGTCCCGGCGGGCGTTGTTGGCGCCCAGGGTCTGGGCGGCGCTCCAGAAGCCGTGCCGGATGTGCAGGCCGACGGCCAGCATCGCCACGATGTAGATCACGCAGCTGTACCAGTGCGAGAACGAGGCCACGATGTTCTGGTACGGGTGCCCCTCCTCGGCGCGCGGGTTCACGGTGAGGGTGGTCAGGTCGAGGATGTGCCAGACGATGAACAGGGCCAGGATGATCCCGCCCCAGCGCATCGTCCGGGTCGCGTAGCTCGCCCGCCGTCGCCGGTGCGCGTACCCGGTCGGCCGGGCGGCCAGGTCGCGGCGGCTGAGCTGGTAGGCGGCGACGCCGTGCAGGCCGACGGCCGCGAGCAGCCCGAAGCGGGCGATCCAGAGGAACCAGCCGTGCCCGAGGAAGGGCTGTCCGAGGGTGCGCAGCCAGGCCGCGTACCCGTTGATGTCGTCGGGGCCGAAGAAGACCTTGAGGTTTCCGAGCATGTGGAAGACGAGATAGAGCAGCATGACCAGTCCGCTGACGGCCATCACCGCCTTCTTGCCGACGGTCGACCGCCAGAGGGTCTCCAGAGTGGACGGTTTACGGCCCGTCCGAGTCGCCTGTGCCATACCGACCACGGTAGGAATCGCCGGACGGTGCGTCCAAGACATGTTGCGGCTCGTGACCATAGTCCTGGCCTATCGTGGGAGGTGTGCAGCTCCAGCAACTCCGCTACTTCGTCGCCGTCGCCGACGCCCGGCACTTCACCCGGGCGGCCGAGGTCGAGCATGTCGCCCAGCCCTCGCTCTCCCAGCAGATCCGCTCGCTGGAAAGGGAGTTGGGGGCCGAGCTGTTCCACCGGGCGCGGGGGAACATCGCGCTGACCGACGCCGGTGACGCCCTGCTGCCGCTGGCCCGGCGCATCCTGGCCGACACCGAGAGCGCCCGGCTGGCCGTGCAGGAGACCGTGCGGCTGCGGCGCGGCCGGGTCCGGCTCGGGGCGCCGCCGAGCCTGTGCACCAGCCTGGTGCCGGACGTGCTGCGCGGGTTCCGGGACCGGTACCCGGAGGTCACGCTGGTGGTCCGGGAGGGCGGCTCGGGGGACTTGGTGCGCAGCCTCGGCGCCGGCGAGCTGGACCTCGCGCTGATCATCGCGCCGCCGGCCGGCGAGGCCCTCGGCCCCGCTCTCGCGGTCACCGAGCTGCTGCACGAGGAGCTGGTGCTGGTCTCGGCGGGCGGCGGTCCGCGCCGCCGCTCACGGGTGCGGGTCGAGGAGCTGCGGGACCGGCCGCTGGTGATGTTCCGCGAGGGCTACGACCTGCGGGAGACCACCGTCGGGGCCTGCCGGGCGGCGGGTTTCGAGCCGGTCTTCGCGGTCGAGGGCGGGGAGATGGACGCCGTGCTGGGCTTCGTCCGGGCGGGGCTGGGGCCGGCCGTGCTGCCCGGGATGGTGGCCGCGCTCTCGGGGCTGACCGTGACGCACTTCGCCGGCGCCGGCCTCGGGCGTACCATCGCGGTCGCGCACGGCCGGGAGGTGCCGCTGAGCCGGGCCGCCGGTGCGCTGCGGGCCGCCCTGCTGGAGCACCTGCGGGAGGCGGCCCGCACGGGTGGGCTGCCGCCCGGCACCCGGCTGCTGCTGGTCTGATCGGGCGGGGCGGGTGGCGCCTGGGCCCCGCGCCGGCTGGCCAGAATATGCAACCCTATGGTTGCGTCTCGGTGGAGAGCCGTGCGACCATCGACCAAAGAGTCCGGGGAGGGGAACAGCATGGTCGCTGACCGAATCGAGCGTGAGATCGTCATCGCGGCGCCGCCCGAGCGGGTCTGGGCGGTGCTCACCGACCCGGCGTTCCTGGGCACCTGGTTCGGCAGCGGAGGGCCGGCCGAGCTCGACCTGCGGGCCGGCGGCCGGCTGGTCTTCGACCGGCTGGAGCACGGCACGGTCCCGGCCCGGATCGAGCGGGTCGAGCCTCCGCGGTGCCTCGCGTACCGCTGGTCGCAGGGGCTTCCCGGCGAGGAGCCGGGGGAGGGCAACTCCACCCTCGTCGAGTTCACCCTGGTCCCGGACGGCGCGGCCACCCGGCTGCGGATGGTGGAGAGCGGCTTCGCCGGCCTCGACACCACGCAGGACGTCCGCCGGGCCCGGCGCGACCAGAACAACGCGGGCTGGCACCACAAGCTCGCGGAGCTGCGGCAGCACACCGAGCAGCTGGTGGTATGACGCCGGCCCCCGACGCGGTGGACCGGGTGCTGGTCGCCCTGGCCGACCCGATGCGCCGCCGCATCCTGGACGGACTGGCCGCCACCGGCGACGCCACCGCGACCACCCTGGCCGGCGGGCTGCCGGTCAGCCGGCAGGCCGTCGTCAAGCACCTCGCCGTCCTCGGCCGTGCGGGCCTGGTGCTCGCCCTCCGCTCGGGGCGGGAGGTCCACTACCGGCTCTGCCCGCAGCCGCTCGACGCCACCTCGCGGTGGATGGCGGGGCTCGCCGCCGCCTGGGACCGCCGGCTGCTGGCCCTCAGAGACCTCGCCGAGGCGACCCGGGACACCGGCGTCGCCGTCCCGGTCGGTCGGGTCGCCGAGGTCACCCGGGTCGCCGAGGCCGTGCAGGCCGCGGACCGGACGTCGCACCCGCCGGCCGGCGGCGGCCCCGTCGGCGGCGCGACGGCGCACGAAGGCCCGGGGGCATCCCCGGGCCTTCGCCGGTACCGGGGTCAGGCGGGGAGGATCGCCTCGATCGCCTCGACGACCTCCGGGGCCAGCGGCTCGGTCCGCGGGCGGATCCGGGCGGCCACCGTGCCGTCCGGGGTGATCAGGAACTTCTCGAAGTTCCAGCTGATGTCGCCGGCCTGGCCCTCGGCGTCGGCGGCCTTGGTCAGCTCGGCGTACAGCGGGTGCCGGTCGTCGCCGTTCACGTCCGTCTTCTCGAACAGCGGGAAG
The sequence above is a segment of the Kitasatospora sp. NBC_00240 genome. Coding sequences within it:
- a CDS encoding helix-turn-helix domain-containing protein, producing MLTREEYLEAQALRCQGRSIAAIARHLGRDRKTVRSYLGGDRTAGVRRPPRDEFLRFLPYCHQRLADDVHLQATVLFDEVVELGYPGAYSTFTRALRRHRLRPTCADCRGNTGGTVTWYPAAEEVRFAWLRFPDPPARWGGDSQAHLLVGSLTHAGRWGAVLAENEEFPHLVEAMDLVLRRLGGTAGVWQFDRTSAACSPETGRVTPALAEVARYYRAEIGWPSCRCSRHARGDGSPGFSAQHWWHTVRRDTRLQAAQDSLDQLARRTGDCRRVGRAVRAADRLLDLPAMPFPARVRAVRSVTSQGLVSFRGNAYAVPADLSGAQVEVRWRLGEPCLSIVTPRGAVIARHALAPYWAGRTVIGGRPIVLEKRPPAQRAQSHQVPPATE
- a CDS encoding NAD-dependent epimerase/dehydratase family protein, with amino-acid sequence MNVIIFGATGMIGRAVLRECLRDDSVERVLTIGRTPLGLAHRKLRDVLQPDPSDLTAPDLDLAGYDACFFCLGVSSVGMKEDAYRRITYDLTLKVARALAAANPSLTFVYVSGEGTDSTERGRSMWARVKGRTENELLRLPFQAYMVRPGIVAPQGGVVSKTRLYRTVYAVTGPLLHLLRRVAPNLVNTGEQVGRAMIAVATPGIDPGTRILRPRDINRLAPDPTGS
- a CDS encoding succinate dehydrogenase cytochrome b subunit — protein: MAQATRTGRKPSTLETLWRSTVGKKAVMAVSGLVMLLYLVFHMLGNLKVFFGPDDINGYAAWLRTLGQPFLGHGWFLWIARFGLLAAVGLHGVAAYQLSRRDLAARPTGYAHRRRRASYATRTMRWGGIILALFIVWHILDLTTLTVNPRAEEGHPYQNIVASFSHWYSCVIYIVAMLAVGLHIRHGFWSAAQTLGANNARRDRALKATANGLALVLTAGFLSVPVAVMTGVVS
- a CDS encoding LysR substrate-binding domain-containing protein; this encodes MQLQQLRYFVAVADARHFTRAAEVEHVAQPSLSQQIRSLERELGAELFHRARGNIALTDAGDALLPLARRILADTESARLAVQETVRLRRGRVRLGAPPSLCTSLVPDVLRGFRDRYPEVTLVVREGGSGDLVRSLGAGELDLALIIAPPAGEALGPALAVTELLHEELVLVSAGGGPRRRSRVRVEELRDRPLVMFREGYDLRETTVGACRAAGFEPVFAVEGGEMDAVLGFVRAGLGPAVLPGMVAALSGLTVTHFAGAGLGRTIAVAHGREVPLSRAAGALRAALLEHLREAARTGGLPPGTRLLLV
- a CDS encoding fumarate reductase/succinate dehydrogenase flavoprotein subunit yields the protein MNTPDTPSRPHAPGGPTAPEAAGATASGTHYADYTVGEPVADSKAPTGPIEQRWDQRRFEAKLVNPANRRKHTVIVVGTGLAGGSAGATLAEQGYHVVQFCFQDSPRRAHSIAAQGGINAAKNYRNDGDSVRRLFYDTVKGGDFRARESNVHRLAQVSVEIIDQCVAQGVPFAREYGGLLDTRSFGGVQVSRTFYARGQTGQQLLLGAYQALSRQIAAGNVEMHPRTEMLDLLVIDGRARGIVARDLVTGEISTHLADAVVLASGGYGNVFYLSTNAKNSNATAVWRAHRRGAHFANPCFTQIHPTCIPRSGDHQSKLTLMSESLRNDGRIWVPKAEGDTRPPAEIPEHERDYYLERIYPSFGNLVPRDIASRAAKNVCDEGRGVGPGGQGVYLDFADAIARLGRDQVEARYGNLFEMYERITAEDPYRVPMRIYPAIHYTMGGLWVDYDLQTSLPGLFAIGEANFSDHGANRLGASALMQGLADGYFVLPATLNDYLARHTAEPVPADHPAIEEVTAEVTDRLHLILAVNGDRTPDSFHRELGELLWEECGMARDEAGLRRALERIPQLREEFWRRIKVPGTGQELNQSLEKANRLVDYFELAELMCLDALHRTESCGGHFREESRTPEGEAARKDEEFSYAAAWEFTGTGAPPVLHREHLDFEYVHPTQRSYA
- a CDS encoding succinate dehydrogenase/fumarate reductase iron-sulfur subunit — encoded protein: MNLTLRIWRQAGPDTAGSMTTYQVSGISPDMSFLEMLDTLNEELILRGDTPVAFDHDCREGICGACGMVINGRAHGPERTTTCQLHMRHFQDGDTIDVEPWRAAAFPVVKDLVVDRSAFDRIIGSGGYITAPTGSAPEAHATPVPKEAADAAFEHAECIGCGACVAACPNGSAMLFTSAKVVHLNVLPQGAPERSSRVRSMVEAMDSEGFGGCTNTGECATACPKGIPLPSIAAMNREYLRSLR
- a CDS encoding SRPBCC family protein, which translates into the protein MVADRIEREIVIAAPPERVWAVLTDPAFLGTWFGSGGPAELDLRAGGRLVFDRLEHGTVPARIERVEPPRCLAYRWSQGLPGEEPGEGNSTLVEFTLVPDGAATRLRMVESGFAGLDTTQDVRRARRDQNNAGWHHKLAELRQHTEQLVV